GCTTCTAGTAAATTTCATTTATTTTAAAGACCTATAGTAGTATAAATCTCTATTTATTCTGTATTGGAAGTAAAATTGCTGATTATTAGAAACGGGTATTATAATTTGTTGCCAGTTTATTTTCTTTCTTGCTACAATAGGGCAATAGTCTGATATAAGAACGGAGTAAACAATGAACATTTCAGTGATTACAGTGTCATTCCCTTTGGATGGGGAAACATTGAATGAATTAAAAATATTATGTGAAGAAGCAACTTTAAACGATTATCGTGTATATGAAACGATTATGAATATACCATCGGCAGGTTCTTTTGAATCGAAAGGTTTTATGGTGCTTGCTTATGAAGATGACCATGATGTATTAGTAGGTGCTGCAAGTGCTATTGATTTGATGGGACTGCATACGTATGAATGGTCGTTAGTAGTGACACCAGCTTATCGCCAAAAAGGAATTGGAACAGCTTTAGTCAAGGTGTTACAAGCTGGACTAGAAGAGCGAGGGGCGGAAGGTCAGTTGGCAGTCGTTATTGATGGCTCTCCTTACGGGCATACATTTATCGAAAAGTTCGGCTATTCATACAGTTTTTCAGAAGCAACATTGGAAACAAAAGCAGAGCCAGTTGAACTTCGAGATGATATTCAAATTGCCCCATACGCTGGGGAGCAGACCGAACTAATCGCTATATATAGTGATGCATTTGGGGATTTGCCATCAGAATCGGAGGAGCTAATCGCCTTTAATACGTCAACGCATGGTCGAAAACTATGGGTGGCACATAAAGATGACCACGTTGTAGGTACGGTGACAACAGCAGAAGAAAATGAAATTCAATGGGTGACAGCACTTGCAGTTCATCCACAGTATCAAGGGCAAGGAATCGGTACAGCTTTATTATCCTTTTCAAAAGACTATGCTAGTAAACAAAGCGCTAAATTTGTTATGCTCGATGTAGAAATCGAGAATAGAAAAGCCCTTTCTGTTTATGAGAAGGCGGGCTTTATGAAAGCACAGCAACTAGACTATTATGTGAAAAATTAATGTAAAGAGAGGCTAGGACAAAACTAAAAAAATTTAAGGAACAGAGGAAAGCTGTTCATAAATTTTTGCTATAGGGAGACCTTAGCCATTCTTGCTTTTGCAATTAATAAAATTAGAAGTGTTCACTAGTTGTTGGTAGCGGAGGTGGTGACTCCGGCGGGAACAGCACATAATGTTAGACGCGGGCATTCCGCGCGTAACGAGGGTTGCGGCTTACTGTGTTGAGCGGAAAGCACCGCCGTAGCGGACAACAACGGCATAGCGAAAAAGTGTTAGATTGATTGGGTTCAATCTAACACTTTTTCTCTTATGTCCCAGCCTTCTTATTGCTAAGAAGTTTAAGTTCCTGTTATATTCCTCTTTTTTATCATAAATGTGTACTATGTCCATATAGTATTATTAGGATGAAGAAAGGGGGCGTTGTCATGCGTATGCCAGCATTGCCGAAAAAAAAGTCTCCTCCGAGGGAAGCACCACGCTCATGGTGGAAGGTTGTGAAAGCTTATTTATCGAAAGGAAAGTTTTACAGATTACCACCGCGCCATAAATAATTTTTACAGTACTTATTTAATCTTTATGAATGAGCAAGGCTATCCAACTGCTAAAATAGCATGTTAGGGACTGTATCCTACTGTGCTATTTTTTATTTTTTAGTAAGGCGTAAGAAAGTGTTATTTAATTTTCTAATAGAAATGCCTTTTTCGTAGGACCAATTAAATATAGCTCATGCATAGCACGAGTTAATGCCACATAAAGTAATTTTCTATCAATTTTCGAATCAAAGAAGGGCGTATCAAAGGCAGCAACAATGACAGCATCAAACTCAAGACCTTTTGCTAAATGGCTTGGTACAACCAGTAATACTTGCTGATTAATCGATTCATCTTCTGTGAGAAGTTGACAAGGAATTGCGTCATTCGTTAACGCTTGTTGCATTGATTTGGCTTCAGCCGTAGTTTTGCAAATTAAGGCAATGGATTGGTGCCCATTTGCTCTAATGGAAGCGAAAATTTCTCTAATTTGCTGGGTATTAAAGGAAGCTGCCTGTACAAATGTTGGCGCATCTCCATGACGGACTACAGGCTCAACTAATGGCAGTTGCTCATCCATTTGCATTAAAATTTTGTTAGCGACCTCCATAATTTCAATGGTTGTTCGGTAACTTTTTTGAAGTGTTCTGAAGCTAGCGCGGGGAAATAAATTTTGCACAGGCTCCCAAGCGGTTAAGGAACGATAACTATGAATTCCTTGTGCTAAATCACCTACCATTGTAAACATATCCGTTTCTAGTCCTGCTTTTAGAGCGGCAAGCTGGAACAGGCTGTAGTCCTGTACTTCATCGATAAAGACCACACGCATTTTCCATTCATCTGCAATCCCTTTTAGCTTTGCTTGTAAATAATAGAGGGCCGCTAAATCTTCTAACATCCATTGCTCTTTAGCGTGTACTTGTAAAAATTGCTGTTGCTCCATATAATGCCATTCTGGTGCGATTTCTGCTAATAGTTCAGCATTCGTTAGCAGCGTACGATAGACTGTTTTTACATTATATTTTGTAAAGCGGCGCATATAGACAGCAACGGTAGATTTTGCTTCTTTTTCAATGGCGGGTAAACGTTCATCGCGTTCATCGATAAATTTTGTAACAATGTGTTTTCGTTTCTCAGCATCACGAATACCATTGAGCGCTTTCCCAAGGGCTTCATCGTATTTTGCATGCAATGTATTTAAGACAGCTTGTTTCTTTTGCCGAACATGACTTGCGAGTACTTTTTTAATATGGGCTAACCGTTTTTCAATCGGCATATAAGAAAATTCATATAAGAATAATTTTTTTAAATGTGAAGCCCGCATAATACGATATTTTTCAATATAGACATCCTCGAATTGTTCAGCTATTTGCAATTCAATTTTTTGTAAATATCGTTCGATCATATCGCGATAATAAAGGGAGCCCTTCACTTCAGAAATCCAAGCAGTTGGCTGATCAGCACCGCCTATTACGAGTGATTCCAATTGTTCATTCGGATTGCGTAGCTTTAACTTTAGTTTTGTTGCTGCAAGGACATAGTCTGTAAATGTTGTTTGACATATTTTATCAACACCAAGCTCTGGGAGGACATCTCCAATATAATCAATAAAAAGCTTATTCGGTGCTAAAATCATGAGCTGTTCAGGATTAAAATGTTCGCCCATCGTATAGAGGAAGTACGAGATACGGTGTAAAGCAATCGTTGTTTTCCCACTACCGGCAGCACCTTGGACAATAATTGGCTGACGCAGATGAGCGCGTATTATATCGTTTTGTTCTTTTTGAATAGTAGAGACGATTTCTGTTAGGCGTACATCTGCTTTTCCTGCCAATGCTTCTTGTAGTAATTCATCATTTGTCGTTAAGTCAATATCCCGAATATCGAGCAATACGCCATCTTCAATTTTATATTGTCGTTTGGCAAATAAATGTCCTTTATGAACTTCTCCGCGAACATCATATTCCATATCACCAAGACGGCCGTCGTAATAGACATTTGCTACAGGCGAACGCCAATCGACAATAATTGGTTCATGTGTTTCACGATGAAATAAGGATGTTTTTCCGATATACAAAAACTCTTCAGGATCGCCCGTTTTTTGAAAGTGGATTCGAGCGAAATATGGCTTTTTTTGTACGGCTTCTAAACCTTCCTTTTGATTGCGAGCCATTTCAAAAAAACGAGCATTGGTTAAAATGTTCAAATAACTCAAACTTGAATCTAAATAATCTAAATCTGCCATAGACTTTCGTATATTTTCTTGTGCAGATTGCAGGTCTCGTTGCGATTCATTTAAAATCTGTTGCATATAATTTTGCGTGTATGCAAGGCGCTCTATTTCAGCCTGAAAATCCGGGTGTTGTGCAGTCATTTTTAGCACCTCCTAAGTACTTACAATTTTAAGTAGATTCTCATACTACTATACAAAATTTTACCTATCAAGTGTAAACGTTCTATTTAGCTTATTGTTATACTATTAAGTAAAGAGTAAAAGGAGGTTTTGCATTTGGATTTATTTGCACATCGTGGCGTATCAGCGCACTATCCCGAAAACACAAAAGCCGCTTTTTACGCAGCATCTAAGTTACCAATTGCAGGTATTGAATTGGATGTTCATGTCACTGCAGATGGTGAGCTGGTAGTTATCCATGATGAAACGATAGACCGTACATCTAACGGTTCTGGCTATGTAAAGGATTTTACCCTTCAGCAACTCCGTGCATATGATTATGGTTCGTGGTTTGCAGCACAATTTCAAGGTGAAAGTATTCCCACATTAGGTGAAGTTTTAGAGCTTTTTGTCGCTACACACCATCGTATCAATATTGAGTTAAAAACGGATGTCTTTCCTTATGAAGGAATTGAAGCGCTTGTATTAAAGGAAATAGCGACGCACCAAATGACAGAGAGGGTCATTATTTCTTCCTTTAACCATGAATCACTTCAAACTGTATATCAGATGGCGCCATACATTGAAACGGCTGCTTTATTTGCGGAGGTTTTAGTCGATTTTACAACCTATACAGCAACCATTCCTGCTAAGGCGATTCATGTTAGTTTACCTACTGCATTTAGGAAACCTATAGCAACAGCACTAGAGAAAGAGGCAACTGTGCGTGTTTACACCGTTAATGACGTTAAGTATGCAAAGCAATTGCAACAGCTTGGCATACAAGCCATTTTTACAGATGACCCTGAAGCTATACTAGATGGAATAAATAAAGACTAATAAAATTACCCTCTAGTGATGAACTAATGACGCCAAAGACAAAAAAATTCGCCACACTCTTTTATCAATGGCGAAAAGAGGGCGAATTTTTTTGTGTTTTGAAGTGGAAATAGTTATTACCATTTTGCTTGATGTTCTTCGATACATCCTAGCATTTGCTTAATAACTAATGTTTCACCATTATCTAATAAAATCGTTCCATCATAATAACCAAACATTTGATGTACTTCCGATTTAACGAGTTTTGCGTTCGTTGCGGCAACCCGTTCGAAAAATGGAGAGAATGTTAGAGATACTTGATTTGAAAATTTTGTTTTTACTGTCCATCGTTGCATATAATCCTCTCGATCATAAGTGAACAGCAAATCTTCGTGTATTTTTGTCATCTTCCCATCCACAAAAACAGCATTTTCAGTCATGCCAGTACCATCTGTCCATTTACCGCCTAAGTTGAGTCCGATGCGTCTACCTCGAACACGTTGAGAGGCCATGCCCCAATTCCAAGTGGCTTCCCGTGGCCAAACACCACGTCCATAATCAAGTACAGCAAAGCTTTCTTCAGGGGTAAACGTAAAGTGGCGGTTGCCGATAATTACTTCTCCTGAAGTAGGAAGAATATGATGCTTTCCTGTAAATTGAAATGTCCTACGATTCCAAGGAATGACGACATTTAATGATTCGTCTGAAGGTGGATGCTGAATAATTAAATTGGCACGCAAGGCATCGCCATCAAAAGTAGGGATTGAAACAGATAAATGTGTTTCGTTTTGAATATAGGTCATATCAATTGTCATTTCACTATTCGTGAAAGATACCGATTCCAGTACATGCGTTGGCATTTTGAGCTTGCCACCGAGTGGAACTGTTATTGTTTTTTCAAAATAGCGCTGAGTTTCATATTCAAGGAAATACACGAAGCACACAGCTGCGTAATCGAGATGACTAATCGTTGCGGAGAATAAAATCTCATCGCCATAGATGCACCAATAGTTCCATTTCTTTTTACGCAGGATATGTCCGCTTAAATTGCTATTTATGAGAGGTTTTCGTGCAAATCCAATAGCAGCTGGATTTAAATTCCCTTTTTTATCGCATAAAAGAGTAGGCTGTAAAATTTCTTTCTCAGCATGCTGCTTCACATTCAACATCCCTTCTGTTCGTAAAATAAAAAAATGCCAATTTGTTTAATCTTATTGTAGCAAAAACTATCTTGAAATTGGAAAAGATAGCGCCTAATGTGACCGCTTTCAGCAATTTTGCG
This DNA window, taken from Lysinibacillus sp. FSL M8-0337, encodes the following:
- a CDS encoding DUF2804 domain-containing protein; the encoded protein is MKQHAEKEILQPTLLCDKKGNLNPAAIGFARKPLINSNLSGHILRKKKWNYWCIYGDEILFSATISHLDYAAVCFVYFLEYETQRYFEKTITVPLGGKLKMPTHVLESVSFTNSEMTIDMTYIQNETHLSVSIPTFDGDALRANLIIQHPPSDESLNVVIPWNRRTFQFTGKHHILPTSGEVIIGNRHFTFTPEESFAVLDYGRGVWPREATWNWGMASQRVRGRRIGLNLGGKWTDGTGMTENAVFVDGKMTKIHEDLLFTYDREDYMQRWTVKTKFSNQVSLTFSPFFERVAATNAKLVKSEVHQMFGYYDGTILLDNGETLVIKQMLGCIEEHQAKW
- the helD gene encoding RNA polymerase recycling motor HelD, which encodes MTAQHPDFQAEIERLAYTQNYMQQILNESQRDLQSAQENIRKSMADLDYLDSSLSYLNILTNARFFEMARNQKEGLEAVQKKPYFARIHFQKTGDPEEFLYIGKTSLFHRETHEPIIVDWRSPVANVYYDGRLGDMEYDVRGEVHKGHLFAKRQYKIEDGVLLDIRDIDLTTNDELLQEALAGKADVRLTEIVSTIQKEQNDIIRAHLRQPIIVQGAAGSGKTTIALHRISYFLYTMGEHFNPEQLMILAPNKLFIDYIGDVLPELGVDKICQTTFTDYVLAATKLKLKLRNPNEQLESLVIGGADQPTAWISEVKGSLYYRDMIERYLQKIELQIAEQFEDVYIEKYRIMRASHLKKLFLYEFSYMPIEKRLAHIKKVLASHVRQKKQAVLNTLHAKYDEALGKALNGIRDAEKRKHIVTKFIDERDERLPAIEKEAKSTVAVYMRRFTKYNVKTVYRTLLTNAELLAEIAPEWHYMEQQQFLQVHAKEQWMLEDLAALYYLQAKLKGIADEWKMRVVFIDEVQDYSLFQLAALKAGLETDMFTMVGDLAQGIHSYRSLTAWEPVQNLFPRASFRTLQKSYRTTIEIMEVANKILMQMDEQLPLVEPVVRHGDAPTFVQAASFNTQQIREIFASIRANGHQSIALICKTTAEAKSMQQALTNDAIPCQLLTEDESINQQVLLVVPSHLAKGLEFDAVIVAAFDTPFFDSKIDRKLLYVALTRAMHELYLIGPTKKAFLLEN
- a CDS encoding glycerophosphodiester phosphodiesterase; the encoded protein is MDLFAHRGVSAHYPENTKAAFYAASKLPIAGIELDVHVTADGELVVIHDETIDRTSNGSGYVKDFTLQQLRAYDYGSWFAAQFQGESIPTLGEVLELFVATHHRINIELKTDVFPYEGIEALVLKEIATHQMTERVIISSFNHESLQTVYQMAPYIETAALFAEVLVDFTTYTATIPAKAIHVSLPTAFRKPIATALEKEATVRVYTVNDVKYAKQLQQLGIQAIFTDDPEAILDGINKD
- a CDS encoding GNAT family N-acetyltransferase → MNISVITVSFPLDGETLNELKILCEEATLNDYRVYETIMNIPSAGSFESKGFMVLAYEDDHDVLVGAASAIDLMGLHTYEWSLVVTPAYRQKGIGTALVKVLQAGLEERGAEGQLAVVIDGSPYGHTFIEKFGYSYSFSEATLETKAEPVELRDDIQIAPYAGEQTELIAIYSDAFGDLPSESEELIAFNTSTHGRKLWVAHKDDHVVGTVTTAEENEIQWVTALAVHPQYQGQGIGTALLSFSKDYASKQSAKFVMLDVEIENRKALSVYEKAGFMKAQQLDYYVKN